A part of Ursus arctos isolate Adak ecotype North America chromosome X, UrsArc2.0, whole genome shotgun sequence genomic DNA contains:
- the YIPF6 gene encoding protein YIPF6 isoform X1, translating to MAKAAESSGDPGTTSPRPLFAGLSDISISQDIPVEGEITIPMRSHIREFDSSTLNESVQNTIMRDLKAVGKKFMHVLYPRKSNTLLRDWDLWGPLILCVTLALMLQRSSIDSEKDGGPQFAEVFVIVWFGAVTITLNSKLLGGNISFFQSLCVLGYCILPLTVAMLVCRLVLLAEPGPINFMVRLFVVIVMFAWSIVASTAFLADSQPPNRKALAIYPVFLFYFVISWMILTFTPQ from the exons ATGGCGAAAGCGGCCGAGTCTTCGGGAGATCCGGGGACGACATCGCCCAGGCCCCTG TTTGCAGGCCTTTCTGATATATCAATCTCACAAGACATCCCCGTGGAAGGAGAAATCACCATTCCTATGAGATCTCACATTCGGGAATTTGACAGCTCCACATTAAATGAATCTGTTCAGAATACCATT ATGCGTGATCTAAAAGCTGTTGGAAAAAAATTCATGCATGTTTTGTACCCAAGGAAAAGTAATACTCTTTTGAGAGATT GGGATCTATGGGGCCCTTTGATCCTTTGTGTGACACTTGCATT AATGCTTCAAAGAAGCTCTATAGATAGTGAAAAGGATGGAGGGCCCCAGTTTGCAGAAGTGTTTGTCATTGTCTGGTTTGGTGCAGTTACCATCACCCTCAACTCAAAACTTCTTGGAGGAAACAT atctttttttcaGAGCCTCTGTGTGCTGGGTTACTGTATACTTCCCTTGACAGTGGCAATGCTGGTTTGCCGGTTGGTGCTTTTGGCTGAGCCAGGACCTATAAACTTCATGGTCCGGCTTTTTGTGGTGATCGTGATGTTTGCCTGGTCTATAGTAG ccTCTACAGCTTTTCTTGCCGACAGCCAGCCTCCAAACCGCAAAGCCCTGGCCATTTATCCCGTTTTCTTGTTCTATTTTGTCATCAGTTGGATGATTCTCACATTCACTCCTCAGTAA
- the YIPF6 gene encoding protein YIPF6 isoform X2, whose amino-acid sequence MAKAAESSGDPGTTSPRPLFAGLSDISISQDIPVEGEITIPMRSHIREFDSSTLNESVQNTIMRDLKAVGKKFMHVLYPRKSNTLLRDWDLWGPLILCVTLALMLQRSSIDSEKDGGPQFAEVFVIVWFGAVTITLNSKLLGGNILYSFSCRQPASKPQSPGHLSRFLVLFCHQLDDSHIHSSVNPEMEIKNQ is encoded by the exons ATGGCGAAAGCGGCCGAGTCTTCGGGAGATCCGGGGACGACATCGCCCAGGCCCCTG TTTGCAGGCCTTTCTGATATATCAATCTCACAAGACATCCCCGTGGAAGGAGAAATCACCATTCCTATGAGATCTCACATTCGGGAATTTGACAGCTCCACATTAAATGAATCTGTTCAGAATACCATT ATGCGTGATCTAAAAGCTGTTGGAAAAAAATTCATGCATGTTTTGTACCCAAGGAAAAGTAATACTCTTTTGAGAGATT GGGATCTATGGGGCCCTTTGATCCTTTGTGTGACACTTGCATT AATGCTTCAAAGAAGCTCTATAGATAGTGAAAAGGATGGAGGGCCCCAGTTTGCAGAAGTGTTTGTCATTGTCTGGTTTGGTGCAGTTACCATCACCCTCAACTCAAAACTTCTTGGAGGAAACAT ccTCTACAGCTTTTCTTGCCGACAGCCAGCCTCCAAACCGCAAAGCCCTGGCCATTTATCCCGTTTTCTTGTTCTATTTTGTCATCAGTTGGATGATTCTCACATTCACTCCTCAGTAAATccggaaatggaaattaaaaatcagtga